In Vidua chalybeata isolate OUT-0048 chromosome 4, bVidCha1 merged haplotype, whole genome shotgun sequence, the genomic window GGGTTTAATAATAAAGTCCACATTGAATCTGGTTAAATAAACAGGATGCCACATTTCACTAATTAATTGgagaaagctgaagaaaagatTAAGCAAAAGCAATCAGAGTTTTTGAAAAGTCTTGGTATAATCATCAAAGCACCATTTAACATAAACTGTGTTTCTTTTACAACTTGCTCATTTACTTGTAGCAAATACAAAAGTAATGGCTGtcagttaatttttttgaaCTAATCTGGAATACAGAGTCATCAAGTGAAGTCATGTATGCCCTGCATGCCTTGTGGATGCAGTGAAGAGAATTCTTAAAGCAGAAAAGTAACTTGGCAAAGTGCCTGCTTTAAACTCTTCAGTGCATGTGTCTTATTTTTGAAAGAGTTTTTCAGACCCACAAATTATAAAGCTATGGGAATACATGTTTGCATCATTTTATATAAACCACTGTAATTCTAGATGACACCAGACTGCAGATCGACCTAAAGCATTAAAGAGAATGTAGGACATAAGAGCTGAATAACAACCAATTTATATGCTGCTTTATTCCTGAAGACCACTCTTCTCTCAAATTGTGTATTTTATGCTGAATTTAGAGGCACAGTTGTGTCCATTGTGTTGCATTAGTCTAACAAAACGAAATAATTGATCCAGATATCAGGCCTATACAGTTtgggagaaataaaatagaatggaaagaaaagacagacaTAGCTTTATTGCTTGCAATCAAAACAACAATAGCATATAGGTACTCTGAATGACATAGTTACTGATACGGTTTTTTGGAAGTGCTTAAGATAAATGCTACCAATATAGTAGAGGTGTTCTGCAGTGGAGGATGTGCACCTGAACAAATAGCTGAGGAGGAACAATTAAATTCTGTATGTCTGAAACAAAAGATATTCCTATGTTATAAAGAGATTTCATATTGGAACAGGAAACAGTTGCTTTTGTGCATTTAGAAAAAGCTGTGCCCCACAGAAGTCTTTAACAATGGGAAGACATTGAGGCAGAGCTCCACTGAGGCTCAAAAACCTGCCTGAAGTGGGGCCGCTGGTACCACATCTGTAATGTCCCACATACTCTCATTTCAAAGATGCCAGCTAAGACAAGAGTAGAGCTAGAATGAAAAACACCTTGCTATGTCTCTTTCTCAAAAGTTCCTATGCTAAATTCAGTCACAGGATGGCTTGAATAAAAAAGCTGGCAACTGACTAGTATGCAAACTATAAGTTACAAATTAAGAATCCCAATGAAATAATATATagcattaattttctttttcaaagagaaaacaaaacaccctaaaaatccccaaacaacagcagaaaaaaaaaaatcgcccccccccccaccaatCCAGCGGTGTGTTGTCACTATGAGACCAGCAGCTAAAATTTAATCTTTCAAGAGACACTCTGTTACAGAACTTTGCTTTTAGCATAGCATTTTTCAACCTGACTATTAAGAAATAACTGTTCCTACCAGAAGGCTTTAAATTCACTTCTTTCCACACAGTTCAACCTGTTCCTTGCCGGAATCCTATTATGCTTTTCCAGTAAGGTGTTAAGACAACTACTCTGGCTTACTATTTATGGAGCCAGTGACTTAAAATATACTGTGAATTAAGTGGCTATTCCTTTAATCTGTGACCTTAAAATTCAACAGAGTTGATGTTTTGTTGTTCTTATGTACTGAGCTGCCCATCAGTCACTGATCCAATCTGGCTGGTGCTGTATCCTGTGCTCCCATTGCTGCTGAATATTGTGGCAGTGTAGCTCAGTGAATTTACCTATATTGAATTTTCTGTCACCCAGTGTCTTCCCTCATCAACATCCACACTGTGGGGCTATTAATACTATTTATTGTTAAAAGTGATATAGATTAAGCTGAGAATGATTAGGAAAAatggtggggacagggagagcagaagACTAATGACAACAGACGAAATGTAACTCTTCCAGACAGAGAAAACTTAACAGTGGccaaaaatggaaaaaccccaaattcttcTGTAAACTTGCCTCACATCAGACATCACAGAATAGCCTGAGACAAGGCATGGCCACAAGCTCAAAGCCTGTGGGCATACAAGGAAGCACTCTCTTAACTTCACATCTATCATGAcactttgcttctctttcttcccagcCTCGATTTCTGCTTCCTAACAATATTGCTGCCTTGTAGCCcgttaaaaatggaaaaagggaaagcaaCGAAGTGATAATCAGTAGAAAACATCaggaagcagagctgttccGTTCAGGATGAAGTCACGACCTCTGTAAATGCAAAGCTATCAAACAGAACTTTAGATTACTTAGAAACACATCATTAGTCCTTGTTGCACTGGGACTTAGGTTATTGTGGAAAAGTCATTAGTTTcttttcacattctctggagAATTTCCAAAACCTAGCCCTTGAATTTCCTCAGGTTGTTCAtatataatttcatatttcagcCCTTGTTAGCTGGTACAGTATGTGCTGTTCCAAGCTTAAATTCATAATTACAGTAGCCTACTAAGGCAAAGCAGTCAGGTACTCGGCTGTCATGGCTTCTACTTCTAAGTGGAGTTAGGCAGTACTGAAATCCACATCAGCCCTTCACTGAGGGTATAAAGTCTTTGGAAGATGTTGTAATTCAGGGAGTTTGTGTACACAGCCTGCTCATACTGCAACAATCTAATAGCTCTACTATGTGTGAAACTCTTACAGTTTCACTTCAAacattgcattaaaaataccCTGACCTTTAAAGGGTGTTCAGTGGTGGTATTTAGTAGTCTTTTGATAAAGCCTAAACTTAGTTCTTTACATCACAGCAGCTTGCTGGCTAACTCTTGGAATGACCTTCAGAAGTACCCACTGTGTATTTTCAGTACACAGAAAGTACGGAGATGGGAACCACAGGTCTTCCAGTGTTTTGTTGATTCAGTCATGCTATAGTCTATGGTTTTATTATCTTACCTCTTTGCAGGGCCAGCATGCAAGCCACCTATTTTATCCTTAGAAACAGGATAAGCATCTGTAAGCACAAAGCAACAGTTAACTTCACTctaaaaatgacacaaaattcAACTTTTCCTTGATGTGCTATTTACCTAGAACTCTTTCTAATTCCTTCCTAGGAGAGTGTTGCCTTCTCATGTTGGACAGCTCTATCTACATTGCACGAGCCTTTTTCCCAGGAGGCTCGATTTCTAAGGTTGCTGTTACATAGTTCTTTGAGAAGCTGTAATTCCCAGACATCCTACAAGACCCTCAGCTTTTAGGCATGCTCTTTTGATCCCCTCCACACCTTTTCATGTTTTGCTTCTAAGACAAACCTATTCTTGTAGACTAAAAAACCAATTGTCTTGTGATTGTGGTTCAACTCCAAGgaaatcagatttaaaaaaataataactaatAATACCCTGTgtgcaaacaaaatatttataatattcaTGTCTCCTGatcactggaaatatttttcttatggCATTGTTGCATATGtctgtcttttaaaacatttaattacaCTAAATTATCTATGAGCCTGGAGTTGGGAAAGCTAAAGTTTGttcagttttgaaaagaaaaagatacttGCAGTGTGGCTGAATATAAGatgatgttcttttttttttccctctttcagcGAAGTTTTTGCTTGAGAAATACACATCCgctcagcaaaacaaaaaccacttTTAAGGGTTGTTCTTGGTGGAAATCGCTCTATGCCCTATTACCCGCTTGAGTGAAAGCAGACTAAGAACTTCTGTCATGGCAGCTtttctgctgggagctgtgttgCTTATTGTTCAACCTCAGATAGTGCCTTCCAGACCAGCTATAAATTCAAATGCTGAGACTTCTTCTCAGTCTGTTCAGAGAgagcttttaaagaaaacatctcAGAAAAATGACTTCAAGGAAAACATTCATTCTAATGGATCAtgtcagcagctgccacagacTATTATTATTGGAGTGAGAAAAGGTGGAACAAGAGCTTTGTTAGAGATGTTGAGTCTCCATCCAGAtattgcagcagcagaaagtgAAGTTCACTTCTTTGACTGGGAAGATCACTACAGGAATGGATTGCAGTGGTATATTAATCAAATGCCATTCTCATATCCCCATCAGATCACCGTGGAAAAAACTCCAGCATATTTCACATCACCTAAAGTGCCTGAAAGAGTTTATAACATGAACCAATCCATGAGACTACTCCTTATTTTAAGAGACCCAAGCGAGAGAGTACTATCAGATTATACCCAAGTGTTCTACAACCACATGCAGAAGCACAAGCCGTACCCATCCATTGAACAATTCCTGATAAAAAATGGTGAACTCAATGTGGACTACAAGGCAATAAACAGAAGTTTATACTACATTCACATGCAGAACTGGCTGAAGTATTTTCCTCTTGATCATATCCACATTGTAGATGGGGATAAACTAATCAAAGATCCCTTTCCAGAAATAGAAAAGGTAGAGAGATTTTTGAAGCTTTCACCACAGATAAATGCttcaaacttttattttaataaaactaaGGGATTCTACTGCCTGAGGGACAGTGGTAGAGAGCGTTGTTTACATGAGTCCAAAGGACGAGCGCACCCACAAGTAGATACCCGGTTACTCGAGAAACTGCAGGAACATTTCCATGAACCCAACAAGAAGTTTTTTGAGCTTGTGGGCAGAACATTTGACTGGCACACATTTGTGGCAAGTTAGTGGTAAGCTTCAGAACCTATGTTCCAGTGTACAGTTAGAAGATTTAAAAAGGGCATTTAAgctattatttatttgtaaaatcCATAAATACTTCTGTACAGTATTAGATTCACAATTGCCATATATACTAGTTATATTTTTCTACTTGTTAaatttgaaagcattttgtattgtttttcaTGGTTGTAAACATTGTGTATGATGTGTCTATATGAAGaaactaaattatttcattgcagAAGGTGCTCTCTTGAGAATGTGttgtctttttaataaataagaaattcaTTTCGACAGaacatttctgaattatttGAATACTTTGGCCTTCCTGGACTATTTTCTCTAATTGCTaatgaatatttgaaattttacctttacatttttcttagtttaaagtgtgaattaataatttcttttccatttgaaaatacTATTGTAGTTAACAAATTGTTCAACCCTGCTTTATGAAATGATTTCCTGTCAAAGTGGTGGTACTTAGACATGTTGGGAAATGCACACCCAAAGGACAATGGAAGTCTCTGTGTAATTTGATATATTAACTGCTGTACTTAACGTTCATATTCACTGTTATAACAAGTGGTCCTCAATTCTTTGGCAGTACAGTGCAGGTTTCATGGCAGATTTTTAAAGATTCTGTAGGGACCAGCTCATAAAATACAGTTAGCTGTAGAAATACGGTCAACCTGAAAACTTACAGTCTCTGAATGTATGTATACTTCATAAAGAGGTATGGTTGTGAGAATTTAAGCAATATAGAGACTTTTACAAGGCTGCTTTTGACTGTTCCTACATTTCATAGCACATTTACACTTTACcatcactgaaaataaacacacCAGAAAAATTAGTTGGTCTACATTCCAGTAAGCAGCAACTTAATTCATATAAATATTACCACATTTCTCCCCTACTTAAGGCTGTTTTCTGTGAGTTTTCAGTTGCTTCATGCAACTTAAAATTGCCTATGGACTAGTGTTTGTTTAATTTCCTTCCAAGAACCGTGATGCCAGATCTTGATTAGATGTGTGTTGTGGGATTAACCCAAATTCCAGGAACTTGccttgttttccagctgctaAAAATGGAAGTTAGATGTTAGTACATTGGTAAAGACTGCTGCTGTCCTTATCTGCAGTGGTTATGATGTCTTGTTAACCATCAGTTTCTGGAGTTAGAGTTAATCCAGTTTCCACACAAGGCTTCTTACAGTACTTTCAATCCAAGctactaatttttatttcatgatcTTGAGTTTAGTTGTTGAATGTGCAATGGCAACACCCAGTAAATTTGAACTTGTAGCTGATTGTTGCAATcctttataaaatttaaatgtagattcattcatttttttctggtgagCTAATGCAAACTTGGGCACTATGACAAGGTATTGTCTGGATGCAGATATCCCGTATTATGCCTCTTGCATGAAAATTTGCAGATGCTGTCCCTCTCTCTCCCACTCCTTGTGCACCTGCCCAAGCTGTATTCAACCTCAGAGAGGTTGGTGGTGTTTTATAAAACCTACAATGAAACGGTATTGTactcaataaaatattttctgaattgcatttttcctttttgtttttttgttttttcagtttctagTTTGGAAGACCAGAATTTAGGATTCAACTCCAGTTTAGATTTCAGCTAAATGTTCCTTAGAGCTCAGCTGTAGCCTGTTGCTATTGATATGAAAGCAGTTGTTTGCTGCTGGGTTGTGCCTGAATGGTCCACTGCTGACCCAGAATATACAACAAGGAGGGAAAGTTTCTGGTGGCAATAATGTCAAATCTTCCATGAGGCAGCACCATCATGTTTCTATTAAAGttttagaaaagagaaattcaggGGATTTTGTGTAAGGTGGGGCAGTATTTTCTCCTACACTTACCCCATTACCTTGGTAATGTTATCTCTGCAGGAGCCACCTGGACCAAAGTGATTTTGGCCCAGACAAAAGGCTTCCATTAGTGCGTTCCTGCAGTCTCAGATTAAGCTCAGCAAATTCACCAACGTTTtgctaagaaaggaaaaacactaGCAGATGTGTGACCAGGAACTGGAGGACTACATGAAGGCAGGGTTGCAAGAAGTCCACCTGCAGCAGGTTGAACAGGGCAGCGTAGGGCATCAGTGTTGAATTGGAAATGCCTGTGCACTACTGACAGCTGATGTTGGTACTGAGGATACTTTCAGTGCCTACTGCTGCTTGATACCAGTATTTTGCCCATCTCTAAGCAGGACACAGGCACACATTTCTCCACACACAATATGGGGTTGTCTCTACAGAAAGAGAAGTGCAGCATGAACCATTAGGTTCTTATTACTGTTACAGTGCTAGGAGCTCATAGAGCATTGTCTGCAGGATCCAGAGGTGAAGCGACCACTTCAGGGGACATTCTGAAGCAGAATATCACGTGACTCACATGCTCAACACCAAGTTCAGAGGGTCTCACAGAAAGTATATCATACCCAATATTTACACCTTGTGCAGGGATGGCATGATTGTACAATACCTTATCCTGGAGGTAGCTCTGTTAGCTGTGATGGTGATGAACAATAAATCACACCCACACTAATAATAACAGTAATGCTTACCTGCCATAAGTTCAACAGTTCAAGAGTTCCAATTCTCAAAACTACTCTGTGTGAATGTTCTGTTTAACCAGGGCAACATTCATTTTCCACACTACTTACTtacttaaatatatttattaggCTGTTTCTAAAGAAGTGTTAGACAATAGCAAAAGCCATCAGAAAGTGAAGAGAGAATGAAAGAAGAAGGCTGAGGCTGAAGCACATTCCATCTGGGACtctagaaaaattaataatgacCTTTGAAGGCATGTCATATCtgttcataaaagaaaaaaatccctgaaatacCTTTCCAGTGTTATGCAACATgggtatttatttctgtaaagcTGTACTAGCTCAGGTTTTAAGTACAACTACTTGGGTGTTGCTCCAGAGACCTGTTTTCTCAGGGCACCTAGCCAAGCATGTGATCACTcttgaaaacataaaataaatacaaaacttTATGAGACTTCAAAGCCTGGCACTCCCCTTGAGTACAAAAAGAAATGCCAACCAAATAATTATTCAGGGTGGCACTGCAGGACTATGTCTTGCCCTTTGCGTCACAACGTAGATTAGTGTGAGACCTTGAAAGGCAGATATTGTACCTGCAGAGGACAAAGATTAGACTGTAATGATTATCCCAGGAACACTGCTGGAAGAttatggaaagggaaaagaacacCAAAGCTATTGTCTCATCAAGAGTATTTCTACATATACTGCTGATGCTGC contains:
- the HS3ST1 gene encoding heparan sulfate glucosamine 3-O-sulfotransferase 1, giving the protein MAAFLLGAVLLIVQPQIVPSRPAINSNAETSSQSVQRELLKKTSQKNDFKENIHSNGSCQQLPQTIIIGVRKGGTRALLEMLSLHPDIAAAESEVHFFDWEDHYRNGLQWYINQMPFSYPHQITVEKTPAYFTSPKVPERVYNMNQSMRLLLILRDPSERVLSDYTQVFYNHMQKHKPYPSIEQFLIKNGELNVDYKAINRSLYYIHMQNWLKYFPLDHIHIVDGDKLIKDPFPEIEKVERFLKLSPQINASNFYFNKTKGFYCLRDSGRERCLHESKGRAHPQVDTRLLEKLQEHFHEPNKKFFELVGRTFDWHTFVAS